In a single window of the Olivibacter sp. SDN3 genome:
- a CDS encoding MFS transporter, with product MRNLTLFMSICCGLTVANLYYCQPLLPLIAHDFGVSETMAGSITYITQLGYAAGLLFFVPLGDLFERKQQIVVTTTISIVALLTAAFAKSFLLLQILCFLIGLFSVVPQLIIPLAATLVSNEKRGKTIGVLMGGLLIGIVSSRSLSGYVGHVLGWRQMYFIAATMCFILVLIMRKTFPKNTPTYTGNYRDLLLSIFNYVKTYPLLRTATISGAISFACLSAFWVTMVLLLTDKPFEFNTVEIGLFGLIGASGALAAPLIGKRSSGNNTTVRKISLFGLLLQLLGYIGFYFTNNHIFLLIVGIILIDIGHQALQISNQTLIYSLNPDARNRFNTVFMTATFLGGALGSAMGICLFLIGGWEVFCVGISLLILINAYFNWLKR from the coding sequence ATGAGAAACTTGACACTTTTTATGTCGATCTGTTGCGGTTTGACCGTAGCGAACTTATACTACTGCCAGCCGTTATTACCACTTATAGCTCATGATTTTGGGGTAAGTGAAACAATGGCTGGCAGCATCACCTATATTACGCAACTTGGCTATGCTGCAGGCCTCCTGTTCTTCGTCCCGCTGGGAGACCTTTTTGAACGGAAACAACAAATTGTGGTGACTACCACAATTTCAATAGTTGCATTGTTGACCGCGGCCTTTGCAAAATCATTTCTTCTATTGCAGATACTTTGCTTTTTAATAGGCCTATTCTCCGTTGTACCACAACTAATTATACCCCTAGCTGCAACTTTGGTTAGCAATGAAAAACGTGGCAAAACCATAGGTGTACTTATGGGGGGATTACTCATTGGCATTGTCTCTTCTCGCTCATTAAGCGGTTATGTAGGTCATGTGCTCGGATGGCGCCAAATGTATTTCATCGCAGCTACCATGTGTTTTATACTGGTTCTGATCATGAGGAAAACCTTCCCGAAAAACACGCCAACATACACAGGGAATTATCGCGATCTGCTTTTATCTATATTTAATTATGTAAAGACCTATCCACTGCTCAGAACCGCTACAATAAGCGGCGCCATCTCTTTTGCATGCTTAAGCGCGTTTTGGGTGACTATGGTCTTACTACTAACGGATAAACCATTTGAGTTCAACACTGTGGAGATTGGTTTATTTGGTCTAATAGGAGCTTCTGGCGCACTTGCAGCACCACTGATAGGAAAAAGAAGTTCAGGAAACAATACCACAGTTAGGAAAATATCACTCTTTGGCCTATTATTACAGCTCCTAGGGTATATTGGTTTTTACTTTACCAATAACCATATTTTTTTATTGATCGTTGGTATTATACTGATCGATATAGGCCATCAAGCTTTACAGATCAGCAACCAAACCCTTATATATTCTTTAAACCCCGATGCGAGAAACAGGTTTAATACCGTTTTTATGACCGCTACCTTTTTAGGAGGAGCCTTAGGGTCTGCCATGGGTATATGCTTGTTCCTCATTGGAGGATGGGAGGTATTCTGCGTAGGAATAAGCTTGTTAATTTTAATAAACGCCTATTTCAATTGGCTAAAACGATAG
- a CDS encoding YCF48-related protein, with protein sequence MKKVFFICLFLALRIPTLSAQEFELTKLAEKEGVSFRGISIPTDRVAWISGTNGAIIKTDDGGENWQWLTVDGFEEMDFRSIKAFSKEKAVIVNAGSPAVVLLTTNGGESWERVYSYDHNDVFYDGIDFWDDERGIIFGDPIEGKLQLLITEDGGESWSDQSDQANVKLKKGEAGFAASGTSIRTEEGGLVWIGTGGTQARLLFSFNYGESWNSYKVPIEQGAASQGIFSLAVNGQKQLIAVGGDYEHYKNNNNVIQLSGNGTSWTVPKTRLSGYKSCVEYIDDQVVVATGTSGTDVSIDGGQHWKALSDMAFHVVKASADGKLVLLAGENGKVYRLSF encoded by the coding sequence ATGAAAAAGGTTTTTTTTATTTGTTTATTTTTAGCGTTACGTATACCAACGTTAAGTGCTCAGGAGTTTGAACTAACTAAATTAGCAGAAAAAGAAGGTGTGAGCTTCAGGGGGATTTCTATTCCAACAGACCGTGTTGCTTGGATTTCTGGCACCAATGGAGCCATTATTAAAACCGATGATGGGGGAGAGAATTGGCAATGGTTGACAGTCGATGGATTTGAAGAGATGGATTTTAGATCGATAAAGGCATTCTCCAAAGAAAAAGCAGTTATTGTAAATGCAGGTAGTCCGGCAGTGGTGTTACTAACTACGAATGGCGGAGAGTCGTGGGAGCGCGTCTATAGTTATGATCATAACGATGTGTTTTATGATGGGATTGATTTTTGGGACGATGAAAGGGGGATTATTTTTGGTGATCCTATAGAGGGAAAACTTCAGTTGCTGATAACCGAGGACGGCGGAGAGAGCTGGAGCGATCAGAGTGATCAAGCAAATGTAAAGTTGAAAAAAGGTGAAGCAGGCTTTGCAGCAAGCGGTACGAGTATCCGCACAGAAGAAGGTGGATTGGTGTGGATAGGAACCGGAGGCACACAAGCACGTCTTCTTTTTTCATTTAATTATGGTGAATCTTGGAATAGCTATAAGGTGCCCATAGAGCAGGGTGCGGCTTCACAAGGTATTTTTTCCTTAGCTGTTAATGGTCAGAAGCAATTAATAGCTGTTGGGGGAGATTACGAGCATTATAAAAACAACAATAATGTGATCCAGCTGTCGGGCAACGGTACATCGTGGACTGTGCCAAAAACACGTCTATCTGGATACAAATCCTGCGTTGAATATATCGACGACCAAGTGGTGGTTGCAACTGGAACTTCTGGAACCGATGTTTCTATAGATGGCGGGCAGCATTGGAAAGCATTGTCGGATATGGCTTTTCACGTGGTAAAAGCTTCGGCCGACGGTAAATTGGTGTTGTTGGCAGGGGAAAATGGAAAAGTTTATCGCCTATCGTTTTAG
- the folP gene encoding dihydropteroate synthase: MGILNITPDSFFDGGKYLRIDDALHHVERMLNEGADIVDIGAYSSRPGAADISLQEELNRLIPIIARISTAFPEATLSIDTFRSVVAKEAINSGGHIVNDISGGNLDEEMFSTVAKLGVPYILMHSRGNPNTMQRETVYNNLIDDIILDFSKKIKLLHAYGVKDVILDPGFGFAKTLHQNYELLNGIERLKILGMPILGALSRKSMIYNLLEISSADALNGTTVLNTLLLTKGIQIIRVHDVKEAVQVRKLVNEVNSYN; this comes from the coding sequence ATGGGTATACTCAATATAACTCCGGATTCTTTTTTTGACGGAGGTAAGTATCTTCGCATAGACGATGCTCTTCATCATGTTGAGCGGATGCTGAACGAAGGTGCTGATATCGTTGATATAGGGGCTTATTCGTCCAGACCGGGAGCGGCAGATATCAGTTTACAGGAAGAGTTGAATCGGTTAATACCTATTATAGCCCGAATTTCGACAGCTTTTCCAGAGGCAACGCTATCGATCGATACTTTTCGATCGGTGGTGGCCAAAGAAGCGATTAATAGTGGTGGGCATATCGTTAATGACATATCAGGAGGTAATTTAGACGAAGAGATGTTTTCTACTGTCGCTAAATTAGGGGTGCCTTATATTTTAATGCACAGCAGGGGCAATCCCAATACAATGCAGAGGGAAACGGTTTACAATAATTTAATTGACGATATTATATTAGATTTTTCAAAGAAAATAAAATTACTTCATGCATATGGGGTGAAGGATGTGATATTGGATCCAGGTTTTGGTTTTGCGAAAACATTACATCAGAATTACGAGTTATTAAATGGAATTGAAAGATTAAAAATTTTAGGTATGCCGATTTTAGGAGCATTGTCTAGAAAATCAATGATATATAATTTGCTGGAGATTTCATCTGCCGATGCCTTGAATGGAACGACCGTATTGAATACGTTGCTGTTAACCAAGGGTATACAGATTATTCGGGTGCACGACGTCAAAGAAGCCGTGCAAGTCCGAAAGCTAGTTAATGAAGTAAATTCTTATAACTAA
- a CDS encoding DUF1599 domain-containing protein codes for MNTSADYDLIIKQCKDLFLKKAVDYGTAWRIMRLPSVTDQIFIKAQRIRTIEENKVSKVADDVPSEYIGIINYCVIAIIQLELPSGSDENLSIETVENLYDHCIKEAKDLMSSKNHDYGEAWRDLRIGSLTDLILMKIFRVKQIENNYGKTLASEGVKANYQDMLNYAVFALIKLTLSNGLPTKKI; via the coding sequence ATGAACACCTCTGCTGATTATGACTTGATAATAAAGCAGTGTAAAGACCTATTCCTAAAAAAGGCCGTCGATTACGGAACGGCTTGGCGTATTATGCGTCTGCCTTCGGTAACCGATCAGATTTTCATCAAAGCCCAACGAATCAGGACAATTGAAGAAAACAAAGTATCCAAGGTGGCAGACGACGTTCCTTCAGAGTATATCGGCATAATCAATTATTGTGTAATTGCCATAATACAACTGGAATTGCCTAGTGGATCCGACGAAAATCTCTCCATCGAGACTGTGGAAAACCTGTACGACCACTGCATAAAAGAAGCAAAGGATTTAATGTCGTCTAAGAATCACGATTATGGCGAAGCATGGCGAGATCTAAGAATCGGTTCCCTAACAGATCTTATTTTAATGAAAATTTTCCGAGTAAAACAAATAGAAAATAACTATGGCAAAACATTGGCATCAGAGGGTGTGAAAGCCAATTATCAGGACATGTTAAATTATGCAGTTTTTGCGCTCATTAAACTGACTCTTTCAAACGGACTCCCTACAAAAAAAATCTAG
- a CDS encoding BT_3928 family protein, protein MQAISYKYSPKRNYLLVFSRIFVGCLFIFSGLIKANDPIGFGYKLQEYFEVFHLIAFQNQAVMWAILLCSLEMVLGILLLLGLYGKKVALGLLILILFFTFLTFYSAFFNVVTSCGCFGDAIPLTPWQSFSKDLILLVFIGIIFYFREQIIPLFHHEISQALTLSATIVFSLGIGVYTYNFLPFIDFLPYKEGNNLPELMRIPEGAPMDEYEISYTLKHKESGEIKKVTDKIYLAQEFWKDENWEIIGDPESKLVKVGYDAPIKDLNITDARGVEYTKEIIENPYYNLLIVSYNLDRANQNALEQINEIAINAAEQYNIRTVLLTSSAAQKVDELNDHINLFMETFYADAVPLKSMVRANPGIILMKNGYVIKKWHYHTLPTYEALADNYFSNLD, encoded by the coding sequence ATGCAGGCTATTTCGTACAAATACAGCCCTAAAAGAAATTACTTACTAGTATTTAGCCGAATTTTTGTTGGCTGTTTGTTTATCTTTTCCGGACTTATTAAGGCGAATGACCCTATAGGTTTTGGCTACAAACTACAGGAATACTTCGAAGTGTTTCATCTCATCGCTTTCCAGAACCAAGCCGTCATGTGGGCTATCCTATTATGCAGTTTAGAAATGGTGCTTGGCATATTATTATTATTGGGTTTATATGGAAAAAAAGTGGCCCTCGGATTACTGATACTCATCTTATTTTTCACATTCCTTACGTTTTATTCTGCATTTTTCAACGTTGTAACCTCCTGCGGATGCTTTGGTGACGCCATTCCATTAACACCTTGGCAATCGTTCAGTAAGGATCTTATTCTTTTAGTCTTTATTGGTATAATTTTCTATTTTCGGGAACAAATTATACCACTTTTCCATCATGAGATTAGTCAAGCACTTACGCTATCCGCCACTATTGTTTTCAGTCTAGGCATAGGGGTCTATACCTACAATTTCCTTCCTTTCATAGATTTTCTACCGTATAAAGAAGGTAATAACTTGCCTGAGTTAATGCGTATCCCCGAAGGAGCACCTATGGACGAATATGAAATTTCTTACACGCTAAAACATAAAGAATCAGGAGAGATAAAAAAGGTGACGGACAAGATATATCTGGCGCAGGAATTTTGGAAGGATGAAAATTGGGAAATCATTGGTGATCCGGAGAGTAAACTTGTTAAAGTCGGGTATGATGCTCCTATAAAAGATTTAAATATTACAGATGCTCGAGGTGTAGAATATACGAAAGAAATCATTGAAAATCCTTATTACAACCTTTTGATCGTTAGCTATAATTTAGACCGAGCAAATCAAAATGCCCTAGAGCAAATAAACGAAATCGCTATTAACGCTGCCGAACAATATAATATCCGAACAGTTTTACTCACCTCTAGCGCTGCACAAAAAGTTGACGAGCTAAACGATCATATAAACCTGTTCATGGAGACTTTCTATGCAGACGCGGTTCCTCTAAAGAGCATGGTAAGAGCTAACCCCGGAATTATTTTAATGAAGAACGGTTATGTCATAAAGAAATGGCATTACCATACCCTTCCAACATATGAAGCATTGGCCGACAACTATTTTTCCAATTTAGATTAA
- a CDS encoding shikimate kinase translates to MLTKHIFLVGFMGVGKTTNGKKLARILNSSFIDLDELFVQQEEMPITTYFEQHGETAFREREREILKSLHTIPPAVIATGGGAPCFFDNMDWMNTHGITVYLQMPAQALAQRLAASKKDKRPLIKHLDEDGILSLINERMLLRDPYYAKAHHYVNVLELDLEELAKKITARE, encoded by the coding sequence ATGTTAACGAAACACATTTTTTTAGTTGGCTTCATGGGCGTTGGCAAAACGACCAATGGTAAAAAATTAGCCCGTATTTTAAATAGCAGTTTTATCGACTTAGACGAGCTCTTCGTTCAACAAGAGGAAATGCCAATTACTACTTACTTCGAACAGCATGGTGAAACGGCCTTCCGGGAAAGAGAAAGAGAAATTCTAAAGAGTCTTCATACAATACCACCGGCTGTAATTGCTACAGGTGGAGGTGCTCCTTGCTTTTTTGATAATATGGATTGGATGAACACACATGGAATAACGGTTTATCTACAAATGCCTGCCCAGGCCCTTGCACAACGACTTGCGGCAAGTAAGAAAGATAAAAGACCTTTAATCAAACATCTAGATGAAGATGGAATACTATCGCTCATTAATGAGAGAATGCTTTTAAGAGATCCATATTATGCTAAAGCCCATCATTACGTAAACGTTCTTGAGCTTGATTTAGAGGAACTGGCCAAAAAAATCACCGCTAGAGAATGA
- a CDS encoding DUF721 domain-containing protein has product MGRTNDKTLKEAINQYLDVLKLRRKFDETYLLAAWPDLMGQAIGNRTKQLFIRDKKLFVRVESSVIKSELLLMKTQIIGKMNEYVGRPVIEDVIIL; this is encoded by the coding sequence ATGGGCAGAACGAATGACAAAACATTAAAGGAAGCGATCAATCAATACCTCGATGTACTTAAATTACGGAGAAAGTTTGATGAAACCTATTTGCTAGCGGCCTGGCCAGACCTCATGGGCCAGGCAATAGGTAATAGAACAAAGCAGCTCTTTATCCGAGATAAAAAACTGTTTGTTAGAGTCGAATCATCCGTGATTAAAAGCGAATTATTGTTAATGAAAACGCAGATCATAGGAAAGATGAACGAGTATGTTGGTCGCCCGGTGATAGAAGATGTGATCATTCTCTAG
- a CDS encoding DNA replication/repair protein RecF produces MWVKELTAINFKNYAEVSLAFTPGVNAFTGDNGAGKTNILDALHYLSLCKSYFNPIDSQQIKQGTDFFMLQAVFVKDEQHDLLACSLKRNQKKQFRRNKKDYQRLADHIGVYPLVMITPNDSVIVTDGSEERRKFIDNVISQTDNRYLDDLIFYNKCLLSRNMVLKQQTEAGRYDDELLGVYNEQLVSVGQQIFEKRKSFMSKFVKIFNNHYRFLTDDVEKVELVYESQLLQKDFKLLLQESIKRDRALERTTTGIHKDELTFSISGMPLKKFGSQGQQKSFLIALKLAQYSFLCEEKGFKPLLLLDDIFDKLDEKRIKKLMKMVSDDDFGQIFITDTSTERVENTFRDIAMDVRIFEVVSGTIDAAIKEYGQNE; encoded by the coding sequence ATGTGGGTAAAAGAATTAACAGCTATAAACTTTAAAAATTATGCAGAAGTTTCGTTAGCCTTTACACCGGGTGTCAATGCCTTTACTGGAGATAATGGAGCTGGTAAAACAAATATATTAGATGCGCTACATTATTTGTCGTTGTGTAAAAGCTACTTTAACCCAATAGATTCTCAGCAAATAAAGCAAGGGACAGATTTTTTTATGTTACAAGCGGTTTTTGTAAAAGACGAACAACATGATCTACTGGCTTGTAGTTTGAAGCGAAATCAAAAGAAACAATTTCGAAGAAATAAAAAAGATTATCAGCGCTTAGCTGATCATATTGGGGTATATCCATTGGTTATGATAACACCAAATGACTCGGTGATTGTTACCGATGGAAGTGAAGAGCGTAGAAAATTTATTGATAACGTTATTTCTCAAACAGATAATCGATATTTGGATGATCTTATATTTTATAACAAATGTCTTTTAAGTAGAAATATGGTGTTGAAGCAACAAACGGAGGCTGGTCGATACGATGACGAACTTTTAGGTGTTTACAATGAACAGCTGGTTTCTGTTGGGCAGCAGATCTTTGAAAAGCGGAAGTCGTTCATGTCAAAGTTTGTGAAAATTTTTAATAATCATTATCGTTTTCTTACGGACGACGTAGAAAAGGTTGAGTTGGTTTATGAGTCGCAGCTTTTACAAAAAGATTTCAAGCTTTTGTTGCAGGAGTCTATCAAGAGAGATAGAGCACTTGAACGTACCACAACAGGCATCCATAAAGATGAACTGACATTTTCTATTAGTGGAATGCCACTTAAAAAGTTTGGATCTCAGGGGCAGCAGAAATCATTTTTAATTGCGTTGAAGCTAGCTCAGTATAGCTTTTTATGTGAAGAAAAGGGCTTTAAGCCCTTGTTATTGTTGGACGATATTTTTGACAAGCTAGATGAGAAGCGCATCAAAAAGTTAATGAAGATGGTTTCGGACGATGATTTTGGGCAAATATTCATAACCGACACCAGTACTGAACGTGTTGAAAATACTTTCCGGGATATCGCGATGGATGTTCGTATCTTTGAAGTTGTAAGTGGAACAATCGATGCGGCAATAAAAGAATATGGGCAGAACGAATGA
- a CDS encoding tetratricopeptide repeat protein, whose protein sequence is MSVNNTKSSGTGSFVRDNQKSLAFIAIGIVILILLYIGYQRFYLAPRAERATNEMFKAEEYALIDSLQGRAIDGDGSYPGFKEIAEEYSNTKSANIANAYLGGLYLRQGKYQEAVAALSKYSDTGSPVLDPLIAGLLGDAHVELKDYKKAADQYKKAANKSDNSFTSPLFLKKLGLVNEAQNDYKSALEAYNKIKSDYPQSYEASIIDGYIARSSTH, encoded by the coding sequence GTGAGCGTTAATAACACAAAAAGTAGCGGTACTGGAAGTTTTGTCCGCGACAATCAAAAAAGCCTAGCATTTATCGCAATTGGCATTGTAATCTTAATATTATTATATATTGGCTACCAGAGATTCTATCTAGCACCAAGAGCGGAACGCGCTACTAACGAGATGTTTAAAGCAGAAGAATACGCTTTGATCGACTCTCTTCAGGGTAGAGCGATTGATGGAGACGGGTCTTATCCAGGTTTTAAAGAAATAGCTGAAGAATATTCAAATACCAAATCTGCAAATATAGCCAATGCTTATCTGGGCGGTTTATATTTACGTCAAGGTAAATATCAAGAAGCCGTTGCTGCGTTGTCTAAATATAGTGACACCGGAAGTCCGGTATTAGACCCACTTATAGCTGGCCTGTTAGGCGATGCCCATGTTGAATTAAAAGACTATAAAAAAGCCGCTGATCAATATAAAAAAGCTGCCAATAAAAGTGACAATTCGTTTACATCCCCTCTTTTCTTAAAGAAATTAGGCTTAGTTAACGAAGCGCAAAACGACTATAAATCAGCATTAGAGGCTTATAACAAAATCAAAAGCGACTATCCACAAAGTTATGAGGCATCAATCATTGATGGCTACATTGCTAGAAGTTCAACGCACTAA
- the ribH gene encoding 6,7-dimethyl-8-ribityllumazine synthase produces MATHLKSLSDFSHIEVGSAANLKIAIVVAQWNAQVTGSLYEGAYNLLLSKGALEKNILVIQVPGSYELSSGADIALRKKDIDAVICIGCVIQGDTPHFTFICDAVANGITNVSLKYNKPVIFGVLTTNTLEQALDRSGGKHGNKGEEAAVTAIQMAHISKTIN; encoded by the coding sequence ATGGCTACTCATTTAAAAAGTCTGTCAGATTTTTCACATATAGAGGTTGGTTCTGCAGCAAACTTAAAGATAGCTATTGTGGTAGCGCAATGGAACGCGCAAGTTACCGGTTCTCTTTATGAAGGGGCCTATAACTTATTATTAAGTAAAGGTGCTCTGGAAAAAAATATTTTGGTAATACAGGTACCAGGGAGTTATGAACTGAGTTCAGGAGCTGATATAGCTTTACGAAAAAAGGATATTGATGCTGTCATTTGCATTGGTTGTGTTATTCAGGGAGATACTCCTCATTTCACTTTCATATGTGACGCTGTAGCAAATGGTATCACGAACGTTTCATTGAAATATAATAAGCCTGTAATCTTCGGAGTTTTAACAACAAATACCTTAGAGCAAGCATTGGACCGCTCCGGAGGCAAACACGGTAACAAAGGAGAGGAAGCAGCGGTAACAGCTATTCAAATGGCGCATATCAGCAAAACGATAAACTGA
- the ytxJ gene encoding bacillithiol system redox-active protein YtxJ, producing MKWIELESIEELDSIVHSGSYTVIFKHSTRCPVSSMAKRQFEFEGDLIPEKTPIYLLDLIKHRSISNEIAERWNIRHESPQVLLVKGNQCIYSESHNDIEAAKVSIKIPS from the coding sequence ATGAAATGGATTGAACTCGAAAGTATTGAGGAGCTGGATAGCATAGTTCACTCAGGTTCTTATACGGTTATTTTTAAACACAGCACACGCTGCCCGGTTAGTAGCATGGCTAAAAGACAATTTGAATTTGAAGGAGACTTAATTCCTGAGAAAACACCAATCTATTTGTTAGATCTTATCAAACACCGATCAATTTCAAATGAAATAGCGGAACGCTGGAACATCAGGCATGAATCGCCACAGGTTTTATTGGTAAAAGGCAACCAATGTATCTATAGCGAATCACACAATGACATCGAGGCAGCAAAAGTTAGCATCAAGATACCCAGTTAA
- a CDS encoding OsmC family protein, translated as MATVDTVYLGDLRTEAKHVQSQTKIITDAPVDNQGKGEAFSPTDLLVASLTSCMLTIMGIVSRTHNISLGGIKAETTKIMQAEPRKVSEIHIIFHFADDIVYNSKEKALLKKAAETCPVYLSLASDIKKTITFNWVS; from the coding sequence ATGGCAACCGTAGACACCGTTTATTTAGGAGATTTAAGAACTGAAGCAAAACACGTTCAATCCCAAACAAAAATCATAACAGATGCACCAGTGGATAATCAGGGTAAAGGAGAGGCTTTCTCGCCAACGGATTTGCTGGTAGCATCGCTAACAAGCTGTATGTTGACTATCATGGGTATCGTATCAAGAACACATAATATATCATTGGGCGGTATCAAGGCAGAAACAACTAAAATTATGCAGGCAGAACCCCGAAAGGTATCTGAGATTCACATTATATTTCATTTTGCTGATGATATTGTTTATAACAGCAAAGAAAAAGCACTGCTGAAGAAAGCGGCGGAAACGTGCCCTGTTTATTTAAGCTTAGCTTCAGATATTAAGAAAACAATTACCTTTAACTGGGTATCTTGA
- the lipA gene encoding lipoyl synthase, translated as MIELPVIPANQKQRKPDWLRVKLPVGKEYKHVRGLVDEHKLHTICESGNCPNMGECWGAGTATFMILGNICTRSCSFCAVATGRPKAVELDEPMRVATSVKLMQVKHCVITSVDRDDLKDGGSSIWAETVNAIRRESPDTTLETLIPDFKGNWENLERVLAVRPEVVSHNLETVRRLTREVRIQAKYDRSLECLRRIAAAGLRTKSGIMLGFGETEVDIIEAMQDLYDAGVHILTLGQYLQPTKAHHPVVEWITPDQFKYYQEIGLKMGFKYVESGPLVRSSYHAEKHLFDMQ; from the coding sequence ATGATTGAACTACCTGTTATTCCCGCCAATCAAAAGCAACGCAAGCCCGATTGGTTACGTGTAAAATTACCTGTTGGTAAAGAATACAAACATGTAAGAGGTTTAGTTGACGAACATAAGCTTCACACCATCTGCGAAAGTGGAAACTGCCCAAATATGGGTGAATGTTGGGGTGCAGGCACTGCCACTTTTATGATCTTAGGAAATATTTGTACACGTTCCTGTTCATTCTGCGCTGTAGCTACGGGAAGGCCTAAAGCCGTTGAATTAGATGAACCCATGCGTGTTGCTACTTCTGTAAAATTAATGCAAGTAAAACACTGTGTCATCACATCAGTTGATAGGGATGACCTAAAAGATGGTGGATCTTCGATCTGGGCAGAAACAGTAAATGCTATTAGAAGAGAAAGTCCTGATACTACGCTTGAAACACTTATCCCTGATTTTAAAGGAAACTGGGAGAATTTAGAACGGGTTCTGGCCGTAAGGCCAGAAGTTGTTTCTCATAACCTCGAAACCGTTAGACGCCTGACAAGAGAGGTTCGTATTCAAGCGAAATATGACAGAAGTCTGGAGTGTCTGCGAAGAATAGCTGCTGCCGGTTTACGGACAAAGTCAGGTATTATGCTTGGATTTGGTGAAACAGAAGTAGATATTATTGAAGCAATGCAGGATCTATATGACGCTGGCGTACATATCCTTACGCTTGGCCAATATTTACAGCCCACGAAAGCACATCATCCGGTAGTCGAATGGATCACACCTGATCAGTTTAAATATTATCAGGAAATCGGTTTAAAAATGGGATTCAAGTATGTTGAAAGTGGACCATTAGTTAGGTCTTCTTACCACGCTGAAAAGCATTTGTTTGACATGCAATAA